A genome region from Nocardia sp. NBC_00565 includes the following:
- a CDS encoding biotin--[acetyl-CoA-carboxylase] ligase, translating to MHRPPLDAEQLRRSLIESPELSFFSHIDVVESTGSTNADLIARATDADADRAVLLAETQEQGRGRHTRTWISPPRAQIAMSLLVRLLGIEPSALGWLPLLTGVAVVDALRANAGVDANLKWPNDVLIGDRKVAGILAEVASGGGAPAIVVGVGLNVSLTEAELPVPHATSLTLAGAKVTDRTELVRSLLAEFAHRFTAWRDADWDTTDLIGVYRERCTTLGALVRAELPGGQTIEGVATDVDSAGRLLIGEHAVSAGDVTHLRAQY from the coding sequence GTGCACAGGCCACCGTTGGATGCAGAGCAGTTGCGGCGCAGTCTCATCGAGTCGCCCGAGCTGTCGTTCTTCTCCCACATCGATGTGGTGGAGTCGACCGGGTCCACGAATGCGGACCTGATCGCGCGGGCCACCGACGCCGATGCCGATCGCGCGGTACTTCTCGCGGAAACCCAGGAGCAGGGGCGCGGTCGGCATACCCGGACCTGGATCAGCCCGCCGCGCGCACAGATAGCGATGTCGCTGTTGGTGCGGCTGCTCGGCATCGAACCGTCCGCGCTCGGCTGGCTGCCGCTGCTCACCGGTGTCGCGGTGGTGGACGCGCTGCGCGCCAACGCCGGTGTGGACGCGAATCTCAAGTGGCCCAACGATGTGCTGATAGGTGACCGCAAAGTCGCGGGCATCCTGGCCGAAGTCGCCTCCGGTGGTGGGGCGCCCGCCATTGTCGTCGGGGTCGGTCTGAACGTCAGTCTCACCGAGGCGGAACTGCCGGTGCCGCATGCCACTTCGCTCACGCTGGCGGGTGCGAAGGTCACCGACCGCACCGAGCTCGTGCGGTCGCTGCTGGCCGAATTCGCCCACCGCTTCACCGCGTGGCGGGACGCCGATTGGGATACCACCGATCTGATCGGCGTCTATCGCGAGCGGTGCACCACCCTCGGCGCGCTGGTCCGCGCCGAGCTGCCGGGCGGACAGACCATCGAGGGTGTCGCCACCGACGTCGATAGCGCCGGTCGTCTGCTGATCGGCGAGCACGCGGTCTCCGCGGGCGACGTAACCCACCTCCGCGCCCAGTACTGA
- a CDS encoding acyl-ACP desaturase produces the protein MTKHLTQLEILTELEPVAEQNLNRHLSTAKDWHPHDYVPWDDGRNFAAMGGQDWAPEQSTLNEVAKAAMITNLLTEDNLPSYHREISANFSSDGAWGSWIGRWTAEENRHGIVMRDYLVVTRGVDPVALEQARMIHMTGGMHAPDGWSGFPVTVAYVTFQELATRVSHRNTGRVCNDAVADRMLQRIAADENLHMIFYRNLCGAYLDLVPDQAIAAITTIVTNFVMPGYGMPNFRRNGVLMAKHGIYDLRQHLEEVVQPVLKKWNIFDRTDFGPRGEQARQELGVFLEKLEKDVLKFEEQRDRMFAREAARGIMQPV, from the coding sequence GTGACCAAGCATCTGACACAGCTGGAAATCCTGACCGAACTCGAACCGGTGGCCGAACAGAATCTCAACCGCCATCTGTCCACGGCCAAGGACTGGCACCCGCACGACTACGTCCCGTGGGACGACGGTCGCAATTTCGCCGCGATGGGCGGACAGGACTGGGCGCCGGAGCAGTCCACGTTGAACGAGGTCGCCAAGGCCGCGATGATCACCAACCTGCTCACCGAGGACAACCTGCCCTCCTACCATCGGGAGATCTCGGCGAACTTCTCCTCCGACGGCGCCTGGGGCAGCTGGATCGGCCGCTGGACCGCCGAGGAGAACCGGCACGGCATCGTCATGCGCGACTACCTGGTCGTCACCCGCGGCGTCGATCCGGTCGCGCTGGAACAGGCCCGCATGATCCACATGACCGGCGGCATGCATGCGCCCGACGGCTGGAGTGGTTTCCCGGTGACCGTCGCGTATGTGACCTTCCAGGAACTGGCCACCCGGGTCAGTCACCGCAACACCGGCCGGGTTTGCAACGACGCGGTCGCCGACCGCATGCTGCAGCGCATCGCCGCCGACGAGAACCTGCACATGATCTTCTACCGCAACCTCTGCGGTGCGTACCTGGACCTGGTCCCCGACCAGGCCATAGCGGCGATCACCACGATCGTCACCAACTTCGTCATGCCCGGTTACGGCATGCCGAACTTCCGTCGCAACGGCGTGCTGATGGCCAAGCACGGCATCTACGATCTGCGCCAGCACCTCGAGGAAGTGGTGCAGCCGGTGCTGAAGAAGTGGAACATCTTCGACCGCACCGACTTCGGCCCGCGCGGCGAGCAGGCGCGGCAGGAGCTGGGCGTGTTCCTGGAGAAGCTGGAAAAGGACGTGCTCAAGTTCGAGGAACAGCGCGACCGCATGTTCGCCAGGGAAGCGGCCCGCGGCATCATGCAACCCGTCTGA
- a CDS encoding PH domain-containing protein encodes MGYPEEVLAPDEQLILHRHPHWKMLFWPIVTLIVATALAGFAGGLIWRKTEGTTRSVLLIVVLVLWLGILGWRCVARIISWKSTHFIVTDRRVLIRQGVVTHTGIDIPMSRISSVQFRHGLFDRMLGTGTLIIGSSSDEPLEYDDIPQVQKVHALLYHQVFEESRDDWDDRGRGGAPGGHR; translated from the coding sequence ATGGGTTATCCGGAGGAGGTGCTCGCCCCGGACGAGCAGTTGATACTCCATCGTCATCCGCATTGGAAAATGCTGTTCTGGCCGATCGTGACGCTCATCGTCGCCACCGCGCTCGCAGGATTCGCCGGGGGGCTGATCTGGCGCAAGACCGAGGGAACGACTCGCTCGGTGCTGCTGATCGTGGTGCTCGTGCTCTGGCTCGGCATCCTCGGATGGCGTTGTGTCGCACGGATTATCAGTTGGAAGTCGACGCATTTCATCGTGACCGACCGCCGGGTGCTCATCCGGCAGGGCGTGGTCACCCACACCGGCATCGATATCCCGATGAGCCGGATTTCGAGTGTGCAGTTCCGGCACGGTCTGTTCGATCGGATGCTCGGGACCGGCACCCTGATCATCGGTTCCTCGTCGGACGAACCGCTCGAATACGACGACATCCCCCAGGTACAGAAGGTGCACGCCCTGCTGTACCACCAGGTATTCGAGGAATCCCGGGACGACTGGGACGACCGCGGTCGCGGCGGGGCACCGGGAGGCCACCGATGA
- a CDS encoding response regulator transcription factor — protein sequence MTAVLLAEDDEAIAAPLSRALGREGYSVTVERFGPAVLKRALEGDHDLLILDLGLPGMDGLEVCRQVRARGADLAVLMLTARTDEVDFVVGLDAGADDYVGKPFRLAELLARVRALLRRSGIGDEAVEVGGIRLEPAARRVLVNGVEVGLANKEYELLKVLIDRAGQVVPRETILREVWGDAELRGSKTLDMHMSWLRRKIGDEGPMAERRIVTVRGVGFRLNTD from the coding sequence ATGACCGCCGTACTGCTGGCCGAAGACGATGAGGCCATCGCCGCGCCGCTGTCGCGTGCGCTGGGGCGCGAGGGCTATTCGGTTACCGTCGAACGTTTCGGGCCCGCGGTGCTCAAGCGCGCGCTCGAGGGCGATCACGACCTGCTCATCCTCGATCTCGGTCTGCCGGGCATGGACGGGCTCGAGGTGTGCCGCCAGGTTCGGGCCCGCGGCGCCGATCTGGCCGTGCTGATGCTCACCGCGCGCACCGACGAGGTGGATTTCGTCGTCGGGTTGGACGCGGGCGCGGATGACTATGTCGGCAAACCGTTCCGGCTGGCCGAGCTGCTGGCGCGGGTGCGAGCGTTGTTGCGGCGCAGTGGAATCGGTGACGAGGCTGTCGAGGTCGGCGGCATCCGGCTGGAGCCCGCGGCGCGACGGGTGCTGGTCAACGGCGTCGAAGTCGGTTTGGCCAACAAGGAATACGAGTTGCTCAAGGTGCTGATCGATCGGGCGGGCCAGGTGGTGCCGCGTGAGACGATCCTGCGCGAGGTGTGGGGTGACGCCGAACTACGCGGCTCGAAGACCTTGGATATGCACATGTCCTGGCTGCGTCGCAAGATCGGCGACGAGGGCCCGATGGCCGAGCGGCGCATCGTCACGGTGCGCGGCGTCGGCTTCCGGCTGAACACCGACTGA
- a CDS encoding sensor histidine kinase: protein MRRRILRSILTVLTITTAVLGVPLIYTAWLWVEDITRNDLENRLERIATEIIAQEHADGIVLGELDTRLVRPLIPNDGKLTIIYPAPQDNASRLDIGVEQVDDPLVESLSMGTSGSLRLEVPKGPMHRMQIQAVGVVAFAVLASLGAAVSVAMIAARRVADPLRDVAARAARLAMGDFRPDPRRHGISELDRVSDVLDSATVEIAGRLQREHALVADVSHQLRSRLTAVRLRLDELSAHSDPAVVHEAEEAMAQVDRLTEAIDDLVRASRDEDAADRDPVPVMDELRGVVEEWSHPFTEAGRTLRLIGDESLRAPITGSRLREAAAVLVDNALMHGGGTCTVSVRTVRTVSEREPLVVVEIADEGDGVRDELAPHIFDRGFSAGGSTGVGLALARALIEADGGRLELQRRRPALFAMFLGSSASSRTPNGAQQVPEPR, encoded by the coding sequence ATGCGGCGCAGAATTCTGCGATCGATCCTCACCGTGCTGACCATCACCACGGCGGTGCTCGGCGTCCCGCTCATCTACACCGCGTGGCTGTGGGTCGAGGACATCACGCGCAACGACCTGGAGAACCGCCTGGAGCGGATCGCGACGGAGATCATCGCCCAGGAGCACGCTGACGGCATCGTGCTCGGCGAGCTCGATACCCGACTGGTGCGCCCGCTCATCCCCAACGACGGCAAGCTGACCATCATCTATCCGGCGCCGCAGGACAACGCGTCGCGGCTCGATATCGGTGTCGAGCAGGTCGATGACCCACTGGTGGAATCGCTGTCGATGGGCACCAGCGGTTCGCTGCGCCTGGAGGTGCCGAAGGGCCCGATGCACCGGATGCAGATCCAGGCCGTCGGGGTGGTGGCGTTCGCGGTGCTCGCCTCGCTCGGCGCGGCGGTATCGGTGGCGATGATCGCCGCGCGCCGGGTCGCCGATCCGCTGCGTGATGTGGCGGCCCGCGCCGCCCGGCTGGCGATGGGGGATTTCCGGCCGGATCCGCGCCGGCACGGGATCTCCGAATTGGATCGGGTCTCCGATGTGCTCGACTCGGCGACCGTCGAGATCGCCGGGCGGCTGCAGCGCGAGCACGCGCTGGTCGCGGACGTCTCGCATCAGCTGCGCAGCCGCCTGACCGCGGTGCGGTTGCGGTTGGACGAGTTGTCCGCGCACTCCGATCCGGCCGTCGTGCACGAGGCCGAGGAGGCGATGGCACAGGTCGATCGGCTGACCGAGGCGATCGACGATCTGGTGCGCGCCTCGCGCGACGAGGATGCCGCCGACCGCGATCCGGTGCCGGTGATGGACGAATTGCGCGGCGTCGTCGAGGAGTGGTCCCATCCCTTCACCGAGGCGGGCCGGACGCTGCGGCTGATCGGTGACGAATCACTGCGCGCTCCCATCACCGGTTCCCGGCTGCGCGAAGCCGCCGCGGTGCTGGTCGACAATGCGCTGATGCACGGCGGCGGTACCTGCACGGTGTCGGTGCGCACGGTGCGCACCGTCAGCGAGCGCGAGCCGTTGGTGGTGGTCGAGATCGCCGATGAGGGCGACGGTGTGCGGGACGAACTCGCGCCGCACATCTTCGACCGTGGCTTCTCCGCGGGTGGTTCGACCGGTGTCGGACTCGCCCTGGCCAGGGCGCTCATCGAGGCCGATGGTGGGCGGTTGGAGTTGCAGCGGCGCAGGCCCGCGCTGTTCGCGATGTTCCTCGGATCCAGTGCGTCCTCGCGGACACCCAACGGCGCGCAGCAAGTTCCTGAGCCGCGCTAG
- a CDS encoding GtrA family protein: MSFVDDVVNVLPKPLREIAYHHHELIKFAIVGATTFIIDSGIFYMLKWTVLETKPVTAKIISGVIAVICSYILNREWSFKNRGGREKHHEALLFFGVSGVGVVLSFIPLWVSSYVFDLRQPDVSFTVENIADFISAFIIGNLLQMAFRFWAMRRWVFPDEISELVEEFEDLLEEEQLGHS, from the coding sequence GTGTCTTTCGTCGACGACGTGGTCAACGTCCTCCCCAAGCCCCTGCGGGAGATCGCGTACCACCACCACGAGCTGATCAAATTCGCCATCGTCGGCGCCACCACATTCATCATCGACTCGGGCATCTTCTACATGCTCAAGTGGACCGTGCTGGAGACCAAGCCGGTCACCGCGAAGATCATCTCGGGCGTGATCGCGGTCATCTGTTCCTACATCCTGAACCGCGAGTGGTCGTTCAAGAATCGCGGCGGCCGGGAGAAGCATCACGAAGCGCTGCTGTTCTTCGGAGTCAGCGGCGTCGGCGTGGTGCTGAGCTTCATCCCGCTGTGGGTCTCCAGCTATGTCTTCGATCTGCGCCAACCCGATGTGAGCTTCACCGTCGAGAACATCGCGGACTTCATCAGCGCCTTCATCATCGGCAACCTGCTGCAGATGGCGTTCCGCTTCTGGGCGATGCGCCGCTGGGTGTTCCCCGATGAGATCAGCGAGCTCGTCGAGGAATTCGAGGATCTGCTCGAGGAAGAGCAGCTCGGCCACAGCTAG
- a CDS encoding 5-(carboxyamino)imidazole ribonucleotide synthase: MTRLHDVSVSRSFDPSAMPTVTMIGGGQLARMTHQAAIALGQRLRVLAENPDDPAAQVSPEVVLGSHTDLTALRKAAVGSHALTFDHEQVPTEHLEALVAEGVNVQPPPRALVFAQDKLAMRTKLSELGLPVPAFTPVASVADAVRFGAEHDWRIVLKAVRGGYDGRGVWMPESAAAAETIVADQLAHGVRLLAETKVDLKRELSAMVARSPFGQAATWPVVETVQRNGQCAVVIAPAPELSAASATQAETLALNLAEELGVVGAMAVELFETTDGAILINELAMRPHNSGHWGMDGACTGQFEQHLRAVLDYPLGDTSPLAPVTVMANILGAPEAPAMSMDERLHHLFARMPEAKVHMYGKSERPDRKIGHINVLGDDVAVVREKAERAAHWMSRAIWTDGWDPHGE; the protein is encoded by the coding sequence ATGACAAGATTGCACGACGTGAGCGTCTCTCGTTCGTTCGATCCTTCTGCAATGCCCACCGTCACCATGATCGGTGGTGGCCAACTCGCGCGCATGACGCACCAGGCCGCCATCGCGCTGGGCCAGCGGCTGCGGGTGCTCGCCGAGAATCCCGATGATCCGGCTGCCCAGGTGAGTCCGGAGGTCGTGCTCGGCAGCCACACCGATCTGACCGCGCTGCGCAAGGCCGCCGTGGGTTCGCACGCGCTCACCTTCGACCACGAGCAGGTGCCGACCGAACATCTGGAGGCGCTCGTCGCCGAGGGCGTGAACGTCCAGCCGCCGCCGCGGGCGCTGGTCTTCGCGCAGGACAAGCTGGCGATGCGGACCAAGCTGTCCGAACTCGGGTTGCCCGTGCCCGCCTTCACACCGGTTGCCTCGGTGGCCGACGCGGTGCGGTTCGGTGCCGAGCACGACTGGCGGATCGTGCTGAAGGCGGTGCGCGGCGGATACGACGGGCGCGGTGTCTGGATGCCGGAGTCGGCGGCCGCGGCCGAGACGATTGTGGCCGACCAGCTCGCGCACGGTGTGCGGCTGCTCGCCGAGACGAAGGTGGACCTGAAGCGCGAACTGTCGGCCATGGTGGCGCGTTCGCCGTTCGGTCAGGCCGCGACCTGGCCGGTGGTGGAGACAGTGCAGCGCAACGGCCAATGCGCGGTGGTGATCGCGCCCGCGCCGGAGCTCAGCGCCGCATCGGCCACGCAGGCCGAGACGCTCGCACTGAATCTGGCCGAGGAACTCGGTGTCGTCGGTGCGATGGCGGTCGAGCTCTTCGAGACCACCGACGGTGCCATCCTGATCAACGAACTGGCCATGCGCCCGCACAACTCCGGTCACTGGGGCATGGACGGCGCCTGCACCGGCCAGTTCGAACAGCATCTGCGCGCGGTGCTCGACTACCCGCTCGGCGACACCAGCCCGCTGGCCCCGGTCACCGTGATGGCGAATATTCTCGGCGCGCCCGAGGCGCCCGCGATGTCGATGGATGAGCGGCTGCATCACCTGTTCGCCAGGATGCCCGAGGCGAAGGTGCACATGTACGGCAAGAGCGAACGCCCGGACCGCAAGATCGGGCATATCAACGTGCTCGGCGACGATGTCGCCGTGGTGCGGGAGAAGGCCGAGCGGGCGGCGCACTGGATGTCGCGCGCGATCTGGACCGACGGATGGGATCCCCATGGTGAGTAA
- the purE gene encoding 5-(carboxyamino)imidazole ribonucleotide mutase → MVSNAQVGLIMGSDSDWPTMEAAAIALAEFDIRFEVGVVSAHRTPQRMLDYARDATGRGLQVIIAGAGGAAHLPGMVASATALPVIGVPVPLKYLDGMDSLLSIVQMPAGVPVATVSIGGARNAGLLAVRILAAADPALRTRMEQFQAGLETMVLEKDEALRTKLLG, encoded by the coding sequence ATGGTGAGTAATGCGCAAGTTGGCCTGATCATGGGCAGCGACTCCGACTGGCCGACCATGGAGGCCGCCGCAATCGCCTTGGCGGAGTTCGATATTCGTTTCGAGGTCGGCGTCGTCTCGGCTCATCGCACCCCCCAGCGCATGCTCGACTACGCCCGCGACGCCACGGGCCGCGGCCTGCAGGTCATCATCGCGGGCGCGGGTGGCGCCGCCCACCTGCCCGGCATGGTCGCCTCCGCCACCGCGCTCCCGGTCATCGGCGTCCCGGTTCCGCTGAAGTACCTCGACGGTATGGACTCCCTGCTGTCCATCGTCCAAATGCCCGCGGGCGTCCCGGTCGCGACGGTATCGATCGGCGGCGCCCGCAACGCGGGCCTGCTCGCCGTCCGCATCCTCGCCGCCGCCGACCCAGCCCTGCGCACCCGAATGGAACAGTTCCAGGCCGGACTCGAAACCATGGTTCTGGAAAAGGACGAAGCCCTGCGCACCAAACTCCTCGGCTGA
- a CDS encoding TetR family transcriptional regulator, which produces MATEEPVRGRIGDDAARFRLTVVDQALRLFAEQGYEATTVDEIAEAAGISRRTFFRQFRSKEDVIFADHEAQLARAAEFLAAARGDPWEAVCAAVVQVFERFTQWREIAERRYRVVRKVPALREREIVTVFRYERLFTDFLRERLPEVPDLARVQFTAAVTATHNYLLRRMVRGESDAGAADLRVELAAIPRGVGRGPGAEELVVAVFPRDMPARQVADLVTRQLGSL; this is translated from the coding sequence GTGGCGACTGAGGAACCCGTTCGGGGACGGATCGGAGATGACGCGGCCAGGTTTCGGCTGACGGTGGTGGATCAAGCACTCCGGTTGTTCGCTGAGCAAGGGTATGAGGCGACGACGGTGGATGAGATCGCGGAGGCGGCGGGGATTTCGCGGCGGACCTTCTTTCGGCAGTTCCGGTCGAAGGAGGATGTCATCTTCGCTGATCACGAGGCGCAGTTGGCGCGGGCGGCGGAGTTCTTGGCGGCGGCGCGGGGGGATCCGTGGGAGGCGGTGTGCGCGGCGGTGGTGCAGGTGTTCGAGCGGTTCACGCAGTGGCGGGAGATCGCCGAGCGGCGATATCGGGTGGTGCGCAAGGTGCCCGCGCTGCGTGAGCGGGAGATCGTGACGGTGTTCCGCTACGAGCGGTTGTTCACCGACTTTCTGCGCGAGCGGTTGCCCGAGGTGCCGGATCTGGCGCGGGTGCAGTTCACGGCGGCGGTGACGGCGACGCACAACTACCTGCTGCGGCGGATGGTGCGCGGCGAGTCGGATGCGGGTGCGGCGGATCTGCGGGTGGAGTTGGCCGCGATTCCCCGCGGTGTCGGACGTGGGCCGGGGGCCGAGGAATTGGTGGTCGCGGTGTTTCCGAGGGATATGCCTGCGCGGCAGGTCGCCGATCTTGTGACCCGGCAGCTCGGTAGTCTGTGA
- a CDS encoding acyl-CoA dehydrogenase: MAGNPNFNLFQLEDFHDELRAAIRGLAEKEIAPYAKDVDGNARFPQEALTALNASGFNAVHVPEAYGGQGADSVATCIVIEEVARVCGSSSLIPAVNKLGTMGLILNGSEELKQQVLPDLVNGAMASYALSEREAGSDAAGMRTRAKKDGDDWIINGSKCWITNGGKSSWYTVMAVTDAEKGANGISAFLVHSDDEGFVVGPLEHKLGIKGSPTAELYFENCRVPGDRIVGEPGTGFKTALQTLDHTRPTIGAQAVGIAQGALDATIAYTKDRKQFGTAIADFQNTQFMLADMAMKIEAARLMVYTSAARAERGEKNLGFISAAAKCFASDVAMEVTTNAVQLFGGAGYTTDFPVERMMRDAKITQIYEGTNQIQRVVMSRALLRG; this comes from the coding sequence ATGGCGGGAAATCCGAATTTCAACCTGTTCCAGTTGGAGGACTTCCACGATGAACTGCGTGCGGCCATCCGCGGACTGGCGGAGAAGGAAATCGCACCGTACGCCAAGGACGTCGACGGCAACGCCCGCTTCCCGCAGGAGGCGCTCACCGCGCTGAACGCCTCGGGCTTCAACGCGGTGCACGTGCCCGAGGCCTATGGCGGCCAGGGCGCGGATTCGGTCGCTACCTGCATCGTGATCGAAGAGGTCGCCCGCGTCTGCGGTTCGTCCTCGCTGATTCCCGCGGTCAACAAGCTCGGCACCATGGGCCTGATCCTCAACGGTTCCGAGGAGCTCAAGCAGCAGGTGCTGCCGGACCTCGTCAACGGCGCGATGGCCTCCTACGCGCTGTCCGAGCGGGAGGCAGGCTCCGATGCCGCGGGCATGCGCACCCGCGCCAAGAAGGACGGCGACGACTGGATCATCAACGGCTCCAAGTGCTGGATCACCAACGGCGGCAAGTCTTCCTGGTACACCGTCATGGCGGTGACCGATGCGGAGAAGGGCGCCAATGGCATCTCGGCGTTCCTGGTGCACTCCGACGACGAGGGCTTCGTGGTCGGCCCGCTCGAGCACAAGCTCGGCATCAAGGGATCGCCCACCGCCGAACTGTATTTCGAGAACTGTCGAGTGCCGGGTGACCGCATCGTGGGCGAGCCGGGCACCGGCTTCAAGACCGCGCTGCAGACCCTCGACCACACCCGCCCGACCATCGGCGCACAGGCCGTCGGCATCGCGCAGGGCGCCCTCGACGCCACGATCGCCTACACCAAGGACCGCAAGCAGTTCGGCACCGCGATCGCCGACTTCCAGAACACCCAGTTCATGCTGGCCGATATGGCGATGAAGATCGAGGCCGCCCGCCTCATGGTCTACACCTCGGCCGCGCGCGCCGAGCGCGGCGAGAAGAACCTCGGGTTCATCTCCGCCGCCGCCAAGTGCTTCGCCTCGGATGTGGCCATGGAGGTCACCACCAACGCCGTCCAGCTCTTCGGCGGTGCCGGCTACACCACCGACTTCCCGGTGGAGCGGATGATGCGCGACGCCAAGATCACCCAGATCTACGAGGGCACCAACCAGATCCAGCGTGTCGTGATGTCGCGAGCGTTGCTGCGGGGCTGA
- a CDS encoding GNAT family N-acetyltransferase yields the protein MTTRLEHNVADTRFEIYIDDTLAGYADYAERDDAPPTHPVGSADYRPRRVRDFHHTMTFPEFRGHGVAAQVVAYALNDSRAEGFAIIPTCWYVEKYIVEHGEYADLVA from the coding sequence ATGACCACCAGGCTCGAGCACAATGTCGCCGATACCCGATTCGAGATCTATATCGACGACACCCTCGCCGGGTACGCCGACTACGCCGAACGTGACGATGCTCCTCCTACCCACCCCGTCGGCTCCGCCGACTACCGTCCCCGCAGGGTCCGCGACTTCCACCACACCATGACCTTCCCCGAGTTCCGAGGCCATGGCGTGGCCGCCCAAGTGGTCGCATACGCGCTGAACGATTCCCGCGCCGAGGGCTTCGCCATCATCCCGACCTGCTGGTACGTCGAGAAGTACATCGTCGAACATGGCGAATACGCGGATCTGGTCGCCTAG